The Staphylococcus sp. 17KM0847 DNA segment TGGTAACGTATATGACGTGCTTCTAAATAATCAATCATCTGTTTATACGATAAACTCGGGTGTTGGTATTGTACTGTATCACGACCACATAATACCGCATAATCTACATGCTGCTCTCGTTTCATATAAAGATATGTAGGGGATTCGCCACACGTTGTACACGTCTTTCTTTGCAAACGACTAAAGCCATAAGATTGGTGTAATCCCTCCCATATATCACCATAAGTTAACCTTGCAGTAATAGGTGTTTCTGTTAAGATTTTTAAGGCATCTCGCAACTGTAAACTGGTCGCCATTGTGACAGCAGGCTGTATTACGCCTACTGTATCACACGTTAAATTCATTGCAGGCATTTGAGGGATTAGACATTGAAAGCATGGTGTTTGTCCTGGAATAAATGGTGCTTCAACATATGTACTCTGTACAACACCACCATAAATCCATGGCTTCCCCAAATCGTACGCAGCATCATTGATGAGCATACGTGTGTCAAAATTATCCGTTGCATCCATAACCAAATCCACTTGACCGACTATTCGACTTAAAAAAGAAGCATCTACATGTTCTATAAAAGCTTCGATCTCAATATCTTGACGAATTGCTTGTAACGCGCGTTGTGCAGCAATAACTTTGGGAACTTGCTCACGTGCATCTTTTTCTGTAAACAGCGTTTGACGTTGCAAGTTTGAATATTCAATATAATCTCGATCAACAATATATAGCTTACCAATTCCTGCACGTACTAAGCCTTCTGCAAGGTGTGTTCCCAATGCACCCATACCGACAATCAATACAGATTTCTTATTAATTTTATCTTGCCCTTCTTGACCAATCGCGTCAAAAAGAATTTGTCTTGAATAACGATTTTGTGTCATCTGTATTCGCCTTTCTTCAAATTGTAATCTCCATCTATTATAAGATGTTGAATATTTCGTCTCAATCAATTAAAACGCATCGTGAGTACATTCACAATTAGGTGTTTCAATACTTTTGTTTCGGTGTTTTCCCTATAAGCATATGTTATCAATCAACCCAATATTTATCGTTTTGAATTGATAATTAAAAAGTCCCCTCAAAGCAGGTCAACTACTTTCTTTGGGGAACTTATACTCATGTTATCTTTATCGTCTCATGTGCAAGCTGTGTTGCTTCTTGCTGTGAATGCGTTACAAAAATGATAGGAATATGCCACATTTCAAATATGTGTTGAACAAGCGCAATACTTTCTTTTTTGGATATATCATCCAGGCTTGAAAATGGCTCATCTAACAATAAAAGGTCCGGCTTCGTACTCAAAGCTCTAGCCAGTGCAACACGTTGCTTTTCACCACCTGAACATCGCATAGGATATACATCCATAAGATGCTGAATATTAAGTGCATCAATCAATTGATCAATGTGTTCATTCAACGATGTCATAAAGGTAATATTTTGTGCAACTGTCATATGTGGAAAGAGTTGATAATCTTGAAAAAGATAGCCTATTCTACGCGTACGAATAGATACATATTTCCCTCTATCTGTATCTGTTAGAACACGACCAGCCACTTTGACATATCCTCTATCAGGCATAGTAATCCCTGCAATCATATTGAGACATGTTGTTTTACCAATTCCTGATACACCTTGAACCGCATAAATTTTGGGACATTCTGATTGTATTTGAACTCTAATCATTTTACCATTGATGTTTTTCTGCAAGTCAATATCAAGCACCTATTTCACCTCACGATAGCGCTCTTTATTTAGCATATTCATCGTACCGATAACAGATAATGCAAATGCAACAAGTACGAGTACCCAGAGCCATGCTTGTTGTTCTCGTCCTTGCTGAACAAGGAAATAGATCTCTAGTGGCAAGGTATTCGTTTTGCCCGGGATATAACCTGCAATCATCAGCGTTGCACCAAATTCACCGATAGCACGTGCAAATGCCATCATCGCACCTGAAATCAATGCACGTTTAGACAATGGCAATATAAGCCGATAAAAAATCTTTCTTTCTGAAGCCCCCATTGTCCGCGCAGTATAGAGCATCTTTTCATCGATATTACGAAAACCCTGAATCGTATGTTGATACATTAAAGGAAAACTAACAATAACCGATGCAATGATAGCCCCCGTTAATGTGAAGACAACTTTAACCCCTAATGTATCTGTTAAAAAGTGACCTAATGGACCATTTACGGAAAAAATCATGAGTAATAAAAAACCCATCACTGTGGGTGGTAAAACAATAGGTAAAACGATCAGACTTTCTAAAAATTTTATCCATTTACCTTGTCTATGGTACAGTACTTTTGCTAATAATATAGCTAATAGCACGACAACAGCTGTACTGATTAATGCAACACGTAAAGAAATCCAAAAAGGAGTAAGGTCTGGCATAACTCTATCACCTATCATTCAAAATGATATTGCTTTAAAATTTTTTGAGCTTTATCTGACTTCATAAAGGTTTGCCAATCTTGAGCGACTTGTTTATCTTCTACAATACCCATACGATAAACGATCGGACTGTCCAATGGAGCATCTGCTAATTTAACGACACCTTTATGTTTTTGCTTTCCAACATATAAATCTGTATTGTAAACAAAACCTAATTGAGCATTACCTTTATTCACATAATTCAATACTTCTCGCACATCTTTAGCATAAACGATATTCGGTTCGACTGTTTGCCATATGCCTTGAGATTCCAAGTATGTTTTCGCATATTTACCTGCTGGAACAGAGTCAATCTCACCTAATGCTATCTTATCACCTTTTTGCAATTTTTGAATATGAGTGATTTCACTATCTTTTTGTTTAATGAGTACCAATTTATTTTGTGCATAATCATACGTATCGATCACTTTATTGCTTTTTTTCAATTGATCTATATCTTTTGTATTCGCCGACATAAAAACATCTACAGGTGCACCTTGCTCGATTTGTTGTCTTAATGCACCAGACCCACCATAGTTGAACTTGACATCTACATTAGGATGTTGTGCTTTAAATGCCTTTTCCAATGATTTTGTAACATCTGTTAAACTTGCAGCTGCTGAAACAGTTAATGTCTGTTGCGTCTCATTTTTACTATTAGAATCTGTTTGACTACACGCACTTAAAGTCATAACAATCAATAATAGTAACAGCCATCGACCATACTTTTTCATCTCGAACGCACGCTCCTTACAGTATTTGTATAATTGCATTACTACTATTTTAGCAAATTTTTAGTATATCTGATATAAAACTTACTAAAGATGTTAAACTGTAAGCCGTACGGATTGATAAAGCACAACACTAAATTATGAGCACATTACCTGAAATATACTTCCCAATGATGCCATGTAATTTAAAGGGTTTCATATTTGATATAAAAGACGTACACTATTAATCATAGAGTTGATTTACATTTATGAATGGCAATAGCTATAAAGGGGTGGTGTGAATGAATCATGACATTCGATGTAATCAAAAAATTATTCGTTATGAAAATGGTAAATTAACAGAAACAGAAGATGACTTTGTCACAGAACTCCCAATCACTGTTATGGTGAATAAGACAGAATTTGCAACAGTGGTATGTAGTCCAAACCATCTTGAAGAACTCATACTCGGATTTCTCGCATCAGAAGGTGTGATTTTAAAACGTACAGATTTATTACAACTTGATATTGACGAACATAGAGGTTATGCTCATGCTAAAGTTACAACTGATATTCATCAAGCAAACTACCTCTCAACTAAACGTCTGGTCGCTTCATGTTGTGGTAAAAGTCGAGAGTTTTACTTTCAAAATGACGCAGCTATTGCGAAAAAATCTATGTCTACCATCAAACTTCAACCACAACAAATTTTACATATGATGTCACAACTACAAGCACATAGTCAAACCTTTATTGCGACAGGCGGTTTACATAATGCTGCAATTAGCGATGGTTCTAACCTTTACATTCACCGACAAGATATTGGACGACATAATGCTTTAGATAAGTTATATGGCTATTGCATTCAACACCATATTTCTGTACGTGACAAAATCTTAATTTTTAGTGGTCGTATCTCATCTGAGATTTTAATCAAAGCTGCTAAAATCGGTGTAGGTGTAATCATTTCAAAGTCCGCATCGACTACACTCGCTGTACAACTAGCGACTGATTTGAACATCACAGCCATTGGTTTTGTACGCGATGAACATTTTAATATATATAGTCACCCTGAGCGCATCGTTAATCCAAACTGTATATCTCATCAAATAACAACTTAGGTGCTTCATCTTTTTTGGTATACAAAAAGCGCATATGTCTCTATAATTTTAAGTGCCTTAAACCCAAATTAAAGGAGACATGATGCGCCTATGTGTAATGATATATTAAAACGACTTAAAATAAAAGACAAAAATATACAGGTGGTAGATATTCAAGACGATGTTGAAGTACGGGGGGCAGCTTTCCACAGTCATTTATGGCACACTTTCATATACACCCCAGTGTTGTGAAAAATGTGGGCATAAGAATGAGGGACACATTCATAAACATGGTAAGTGTATATCTCGTTTAACGTTGTTAAAGTCTCAAGAATCCTATGTTTACTTTAATCTAGCGAAGCAACGTTATAAGTGTCAGTACTGTCAAAGCACCTTTACAGCTTCTACAAATATTGTGAAAGAGAACTGTTTTATTACAAATCGTGTGAAGCTGGCCATTCAAAACAAGCTGACACAAGTGCGTTCTGAAGTTGATATTGCGAAGGATTGTTGTGTGTCCGAGTACTGTGAAACTATGTATTCACCAAACAGCACAATCATTGATGGTTCAACCATCATCTCACTTACCTATCATTCAATCAACAATTAACAACCCACAATTCAATAATGGGACAGACTGAAGAGATCAACAATAAAATTAAGTTAATTAAACGTGTCTCGTATGGCTATCGAAATTTTGATAACTTCAAAGCATGAATACTGTTGATTTTCAAGCTGTATCAATGCCCTGTCAAGGATAGGCTCACACGTTATGTTGCTAAAACGTTACGTAGTAATAGCTAGAACCCTCTATTGTGTTGTCGTATGTATTTAGTATCATGAAAGCATCGTTTCTATTGCGAGACGCCTTGCAGAATGAGCCGAAATGAGAAATCCAGAAACAATGAAAATAACCATTATTTTTGTGTACTTACTCATTGAAACTTCAGCTACTTTTCTTTCCATGACTTTTAAATCTCCTTTCACTAATTCATCTAATGAACTATCAAAAAGTTCACATAATATAAGCAAGCTTTGTATATCTGGATAGCTTTTACCAGTTTCCCAATTAGAAGTTGTTTGCAATGAACGTACAAAAAAGGCTTAGCATCTGCCAGATCAAAAGAAAGAAAAGGTGGTCGACCTCCTTTACCAGATTATAAAAAACGAGAAATTAAATTTTTATACAATAAACAAAAATTGACTGACAAAGAAATCGCTAAAAAACTGGAGTAAGTCGCTCAACTATATATCGAATTATTAAAGAAAAATACTAAAAAATCATTCCACAATACCTTGTAGTTTGATAATCATTGGCGTTGCTAGCCAATTAAAATAAAAATGAGGTGTTTATTAAAGTTTCATTAATCATAATACCTAAATATCAATAACTATTATCTAATATTTCTTTTCTAACATAATCTGTAAAACTAAATACATATGCCAATTCATTTTTAGCTCGTACTGTAGCATTGGCGTTTGTATTGTTCATGCCCCCAGAATTAATTCCTACAACTTCATTATTAACATTCAATATAGGAGACCCAGAATTTCCCCTTCGTATAATCATTTTTGAATAAAATTGAGGATCGTCACTATTAACTTTCAATAAATAAAAACCTTCAGATTTATACATTTTATATCTAGGATCATTGATAAAGTCACTATCTAAATATTCTTTAGAAGGATAACCATATGTAGTAATCTTATCTCCTAACTTCATATCTTTTATATTTTTTTCGTTAGCTATTTTTAAAGGTGTGACTTTATTAGTTAATTTTTCATTAGTGTGAACAACAGCAACATCTACCCCTCTTATCATTTTTATATCTTTAATAGTGAAAGAATAAGGGATATTGTTAGCATCTCTGGAAGGCATAAATTTTAAATTTGATGGGCTTTCTGGTTCATAAATTGCCTTATTGACAATACCGAATCTTTTTTCTACAACATGATTATTGGTTAGAATTGTATAATCATCTATAACAAAAGCAGTTCCATAAACTTTATTTTTTGTATTAGATAATATTCCAACACCAGAAATATTAGTATTAATTTTATCTAATCTAGTAAAACTCAATTCATTATTATTTATTTGTTGGACCAATTCTTGAGCTTCCATAATACCAGCATTTCTTTCATTAACTGTTCTATTTAAATAAGATTCTGCATTTAAAGTAATAGAAAATATTAAAGAAATAATAAAAACAAACAAGAAAACAGAAAAGAATTTCGTAAATTTAATCATCAGTTTCACTCCTTTAATTTTTATTATATAATAACTTTGAACACTAAAAAAGCCAGGTGAAAACAAATGGATTTATTTATAAAGAAAATGAATGAAATAGCAAAAAGTATAGGAATGTTAAACTCAAATTTTAAAAATCCTTCAGGATTAACTAAAAAAGGACAACTATCAACAAGTTACGATTTATCGTTATTATTATTACAAGCAAGTTTAAATCCAATTATCGTTAAAGTTTGGAAAAAAGAGAAATATATAGTAAAAATATTAGGAGATAATCCAAGAAAGTTAGAAATTAAAAGTACCGTATATAATAAAAGTTTAAATAATTATTATGATATTTTAGGTGGAAAGACAGGTACCGTAGGTTTTATAAAAAATTTAAGTGTCCTATTATATGCTAAAGATGAGATATATTTAGTGACAGTATTAAAAGCAAAAGGAAATAGGTTTCACCAAGTAAAACTTATTATGGATACTGTTTTAGATAATAAAGAAAATGACGTAGATACAACTTCTTTTACAGTTTTTAAATATCCATTAAAACATATAGAACTTTTAAAAAGCTTTAAACCTCACAGTATCCTTTCAAAAAATGAATCAAATAAAAGTAATCCTGCTAGTATAACCAAATTGTTAACGCTAATAACTGCGTTAGAGTATCCTATTGACTTAAATGATAAAATCAAAATTCAAGAAAGTGATATTGTTGAGGATAGCATGAACAATATATATGTAGGGGACATAATATCATTAAATGATGCAATGCATTTTATGCTTTTATCATCTTCTAATATTTTAGCTAATGCAGTTGCAAGATATATTGAAGAAAATTATCTTTAATATGACGATAATCTTGTTCAATGAGGTTATTAAGATATTTAGAGGTATAATGACAGTTAGGATTAAATTTAAATTTTTTAATCAATTTAGACATTGCGATCTTGTTGAAGGTATCTGGTCTGTAATTATTATCATGCGCGGTTTACTAAAGGGGTTAATAAGTCGCTTAATAAACACATATGCTGAATGATTATCTCGTCTCTTACGTAACTAAATATCTAATATATGACCGTCTACATCAATTGCACGCTATAAATAGCACCATGTCCTTTGATGTATGTCTCATCAACACACCATTTATAATAGGCTTTTTCTTCAAAATTGGTCACGAGCATCTAAACTCTTAACAAATCCAAAAATAAAATCATCTAAAAGCTTAAAAGATAACCTTTCAAGTGTTGGAAGTAAATAATTCATTGCACAGCTAAATATAATCGCTAATACTAATGTTTTTAAAAAGTAATTAATCTTATTCACTCTTTTCACTCTTTTCACTACTTTTCAAACAAACTTTATCACAATACTGAGGTATATATGAAAGTGTGCCATAAATGACTGTAGAAAGCCGCCCCCGTATCTCAACATCATCTTGAACATCTACCACCTGTATATTTTTATCTTTTATTTTAAGTCGTATTAATTTATCATTACACATAGGCGCATCATATCTCCTTTAATTTGAGTTAGAGACTTAAAATTATGGAGACATATGTGCTTTTTGTATACCAAAAAAGGTGAGACAGCATATGCTATCCCACCACAAAAGGTGAAGAGCCAGGAATTATGTCCCAACCCCTTTTATTTAAATACCTATTCATTTTTTCCATCTCAATACATACCAACAGCAACTTTATACACAAGATTATTCTAAGTTTCACGTAAAGCACTGTACTGAAAACATTGATATACATATCCTTGATTGACATACATATCTTTCGCTGTATCTTCTGCATCAGCAACTAAGATAACTGGACGTTGACCTGCCAGACGTCCGATCTCCGCTTGCATACGACTTCCTATGCCTTGTCTTTGATGAGATTCAGCTACGGCAAAACCATCTATTTCAACATGGCGCTCTGTTGATATCACATTTACAATGCCTACAGGTTCATTCTTTTCATAGGCAATATAATACTCAATAGAATGCTCGGGCATCTCTACGACAGTTTGTAAGTACTTTAAGGTTTCAACAAGATAGTCTTCTCCATATGCCATACTTAACGGTCGAAATACAGTAAAATAGTCTTTTATCGTTGCAGATGTCATGCGCTTCATATGGATTGTCTGCGTCGTCAATTCTCGCAATGTTTCAGCTTCTATCATATACAGCTCTACGCAACCCAAGTTGAAGTTTTGGGCACGTAAATATTGGATCAACTCGATAGAAGGTTTAACATCTTGAGGAAACTCAAAATTTAAATGTGTCGAACCTTGTGCTTGGTGTAAAGATTGTTGTTGAATCATATCATCTTTAAACGTCAATAAATCTGGCATTTTTTTATAACACCATTTATTAGCATCAAATTTGAGTGGTCTTTCTGGAGTGAGGTATTGTTTATATCTTATATTATCTTCAATAAGTATTCCCTCTGTGTAGATATCATCTATTGTTGCACACATTACCTCTCCTCCTTCCATCAATCATTTTTTACGCTGCCATTTGTTTCATTATACGCGAAGTCACTGGGTTTTTATATAGTGCTACTGCAATTAACGATGCAATAACGGCTTTAATGAGATCTCCCGGCAAAAATGTAAGAGAGAGCCAAAGCGCTTTGCTTATCGGCATATGAATTACAAATGCCATTACAATTGCACCTACTGTATCAAGCAAAATAACACCAAAAATCAGAATAATAATAAAAATACGACCAAAACTTAACTTTTCAAATTGTAAATCTCTTACCCATCCAATTAGAAATGCTGAAACGGCATACATAACTAAATAACCTGCAGTTGGACCAAGAAAAACACCAAATCCTCCTCGGCCACCAGATAACAATGGCGCACCTACCATAACAAGTAATAAAAAGACAATCACACTTAAAGCACCATATTTACGCCCCAATAAAATACCTGCTAAGAAAATCCCAACATTTTGTAAAACAATCGGTACAGGCATAAATGGTAATGGAATCGCTGGAATAAGCCCCATTACGGCAATAATTGCAGTCATTAATGCTGCATAAACTAAAAATTTTGTGTTCAATTCAATTTCCTCCCATAATACACGAAATCAGAATCATATAATTCAATTAAGACTCTATCTTGTATTATAGCACTATTGTAAACTATAAATCTATAAGGTTTACAATAAAGATGTTGCTCCTATTAACGCCGCATTATTTTGAAGTTTTGCAGTTTTAATTTGAGCATAGCCATAATGTTGGGGTAAATATTTAGCAATCTGGGGTTCAATCCATTGTAATAATTGGGTGCCTTGTGCAGAAACACCTCCCCCAATAATAATCCAATCTGGATCATACATAATTTGAATTTCTGCAATACCTCGCGCAACTTCTTCTCCCCAATGTAACAGTTCATTTATCGCGATAGTATCTCCAGCCGATGCACGTTCAAACCATTGGGGGATCGATGGATTATCATACCCTCGACTTTTCAATTGATGTTTCAAACCATTTGTCGATGCACGTTGTTCATAATTGTTTTTTGTATAAGGATCATAAAGCAAATTACCGATTTGATTCGGTCTATGGCGTGCACCTGTCATTAGACCAAATGTACGATTGTAATAACTTCCACCTATACCCGTACCTAAAGTTAAACAAAACACACTTTCGACATTTTCAGGCACATACATCAATTCTCCTAGAAGTGCAGCATCTACATCATTATACACATGAAGTTGATCCGACAAAGGAGATAAATATTCAGCAAAATCAGTCCCTGTGTAGTCACGTATATTGGGATTGGCATAAGCAATTTTACATGCTTCACGATTAACTGCTCCCGCTGTTGAAATACCAACCTGTACATCTCGAAGTTGGTAGCAATCTATAAAATCGATAAGCTGTCTTTTTACCGTTTTAATGATTGCATGATTAACATTATCTGGTGTACGTACTTTTTGGTACCCTGTCAATGTTCCATTATCTTCAACGATGGCAGATTTAATATATGTTCCACCAATATCGAATGCTACTTTAGTCATAAAATTCTGCTCCTCTCATCAAATGCGCTGTTAACAAGGATTTGGCACGACTAAATGCGTGCTCTTCTAATGCATGATAGATCTGTTGATGTTCTTTCATACTGCGCAAGTTATCTTCCATAGATGTTTCGATAGGTGTACGATAAAAGTATGCTTGTACAACCGCACTCATCTGTTTAAATAATGAAGATTCTACTGCCATCAATATCTGTTCATGAAACATTTGATCTACACGACTATCGAAGTCTTCTACATTGTCAACAAGTGTTGCAGCGATTCCATCAAGGGTAGACGCCTCACGTTCAATCACATCAATCGCTGCAAGTTCAAATGTTAACCGTAACATCATCAAATCCTTTAAGTTGCCTTTTGATACTTGAAAACTAAATAAAAAACCTTCAATTAATGGCGTAATATCTTGTTCTTTCACCAGTGTTCCTCTACCCTGTACACTCTCTGTAACCCCTGTATTTTCTAAATAACTTAGTGCTTCTCGTACAACGGATCGACTCACATCGTAGTCTTCTGCTAACTGTCGCTCCGTCGGTAGTCTATCTCCTACACTAAGTTGCTCTGTTAATATATACTCTTTAATCTTTTTTACTACGATTTGCTTCAAACTTTGGCGCGATGTTACTTCCCTATTATTATTCAATTTACTATTCCTTCTTCTTCATTTTTATTGTTCTAAGACATCGTATACTTTAAATACTATGCAAAATCATAAAATCCTTGTAAAATATCAACTTTATATTTTACGCTCTTTGAGCCATTCCGATAGAGCATATTGTTTTTCTGCGTCACCCTATCCTCTATATTCTTCTTATCACCTTATACTTCATATTTACATACAATGCACTGATTAACAATGTCTGTAATAAAGGGCTTATTATAAACTATCAATACAGTATTCATTTCATGAAAGTTTATCATCTTAGAAAATGAAACTAAAATCTTTGTAAATAGATCATGCTGATAATTTTATTTTTGTAGTTGACCTACCATTTGTTAACGCTTACAATTAAATTATAAATTGGTCAGACCAATATTACAAACTAAAATTTTGGAGGTCTTTGTCGTGAGCAATCACTTAAAAGGATTATACGGTGCACTACTTGTTCCGTTTGATGAATACGGTCAAATTAAAGAAGACGGACTTCGCCAAATTGTAAGAAATGCAGTCGATGTCCAAAAGCTAGATGGATTATATGTCAATGGCAGTTCTGGTGAGAATTTCTTGATGAATACTGCACAAAAAAAAGAAGTTTTTCGTATCGCTAAAGATGAAGCACAAGATCAAATTCATCTTATTGCACAAGTCGGTGCTTTAGATTTGAATGAAGCCATTGAACTCGGTCAATATGCTACTGAACTCGGTTATGACGCATTATCAGCAGTAACACCTTTTTACTATCCATTTACCTTTGAGGAAATTCGTGATTATTATTTTAAAATTATTGAAGCTACAAACAATAAAATGATTATTTATTCTATCCCTGGATTAACAGGTGTAAATATTTCTATCCAACAATTTAAAGAACTGTTTGATAATCCAAATATTATTGGCGTGAAATATACTGCTCCCGATTTTTATTTATTGGAACGTCTACGCAAAGCGTTTCCAGATAAACTTATTTTCTCTGGATTTGATGAAATGCTTGTTCAAGCTGCTATTTCTGGAGTTGATGGTGCAATCGGCTCAACTTATAATATTAACGGTATCCGTGCACGTGCTACTTTTGAAGCGGCACAAAACGGTGATGTTCAACATGCTTATCAACTTCAACATGAGACAAATGACATTATTGAAACGGTATTAAACATGGGGCTTTATCCAACATTGAAAGCAGCCCTAGCTGAAAAAGGAATCGATACTGGATTACCTAAAGCACCTTTCCATCCTTTCAATGAAGTATATCGTCCAGAACTCAAAGCACTTATCAAACAATATCATTTATAAGATGTAGTTTTACACTTCGCATACACGTATCGACAATAAATATCAGATATATACCTTTTATGTCTTAATAAGGACAAATAGCATTAGAAGCTGGGACATGGCAAAGATGATCCTAAATCAGTACGTAAATATTTGTAACAAACTTTTTACTGTTAGCTGTTCTTGGTGGGATGGGGCTACGAAAATTCTTTTAAAAAAAGTATTTCTGCTCCTATCCTTATCACCTTGCTAAAATCGATTAGAGCGATGAAATCTTCTCAGCTCCATCCTACGTTCTATAACTATTGGATTTATATATTTAA contains these protein-coding regions:
- a CDS encoding N-acetylneuraminate lyase, translating into MSNHLKGLYGALLVPFDEYGQIKEDGLRQIVRNAVDVQKLDGLYVNGSSGENFLMNTAQKKEVFRIAKDEAQDQIHLIAQVGALDLNEAIELGQYATELGYDALSAVTPFYYPFTFEEIRDYYFKIIEATNNKMIIYSIPGLTGVNISIQQFKELFDNPNIIGVKYTAPDFYLLERLRKAFPDKLIFSGFDEMLVQAAISGVDGAIGSTYNINGIRARATFEAAQNGDVQHAYQLQHETNDIIETVLNMGLYPTLKAALAEKGIDTGLPKAPFHPFNEVYRPELKALIKQYHL
- a CDS encoding ROK family protein gives rise to the protein MTKVAFDIGGTYIKSAIVEDNGTLTGYQKVRTPDNVNHAIIKTVKRQLIDFIDCYQLRDVQVGISTAGAVNREACKIAYANPNIRDYTGTDFAEYLSPLSDQLHVYNDVDAALLGELMYVPENVESVFCLTLGTGIGGSYYNRTFGLMTGARHRPNQIGNLLYDPYTKNNYEQRASTNGLKHQLKSRGYDNPSIPQWFERASAGDTIAINELLHWGEEVARGIAEIQIMYDPDWIIIGGGVSAQGTQLLQWIEPQIAKYLPQHYGYAQIKTAKLQNNAALIGATSLL
- a CDS encoding FadR/GntR family transcriptional regulator; its protein translation is MNNNREVTSRQSLKQIVVKKIKEYILTEQLSVGDRLPTERQLAEDYDVSRSVVREALSYLENTGVTESVQGRGTLVKEQDITPLIEGFLFSFQVSKGNLKDLMMLRLTFELAAIDVIEREASTLDGIAATLVDNVEDFDSRVDQMFHEQILMAVESSLFKQMSAVVQAYFYRTPIETSMEDNLRSMKEHQQIYHALEEHAFSRAKSLLTAHLMRGAEFYD